A DNA window from Parus major isolate Abel chromosome 9, Parus_major1.1, whole genome shotgun sequence contains the following coding sequences:
- the P2RY12 gene encoding P2Y purinoceptor 12 produces MQMKATAQFSSSRNDSNCTSDSRISQVIFPLLYTFLFLVGITMNGLAMWVFFKISSKSNFIIFLKNIVISDFLMILTFPFKILSDAKLVSWVLRGFVCQVTQVVFYFTMYISILFLGLITIDRYQKATSPFRTSTPRSLLAAKILSTAIWVSMFALSLPNMILNNKKKTPKSVRKCALLKSEFGLVWHEIVNYICQLIFWVNLAVIVVCYILISKELYKSYKRTQCTGKASKKAVNLKVFIIIAVFFICFVPFHFTRIPYTLSQTRDVFDCSAQSTLFYLKETTLWLTSLNACLDPFIYFFLCKSFRKSLLDVLCKHRAVSGLRAQTKGQNEGDDTDETPL; encoded by the coding sequence ATGCAAATGAAAGCCACAGCCCAGTTCAGCTCCTCCAGGAATGACAGCAACTGCACCAGCGACAGCAGGATCAGCCAAGTCATCTTCCCTTTACTCTACACATTTCTGTTCCTGGTGGGGATCACTATGAACGGCCTGGCAATGTGGGTCTTCTTTAAAATATCCAGTAAATCAAATTTCATCATCTTCCTCAAGAACATTGTCATTTCTGACTTCCTCATGATCTTgacttttccatttaaaatccTCAGTGATGCAAAGCTGGTATCCTGGGTGCTGCGAGGGTTCGTGTGCCAGGTCACCCAGGTTGTGTTTTACTTCACCATGTACATCAGCATCCTGTTTCTCGGTCTGATAACTATTGATCGCTATCAGAAAGCCACTTCCCCATTCAGAACATCAACTCCACGCAGCCTTTTAGCTGCCAAGATCCTGTCCACAGCCATCTGGGTATCAATGTTTGCTCTCTCCTTACCCaacatgattttaaataataagaagaaaacaCCCAAGAGTGTAAGGAAGTGTGCTCTCCTGAAATCCGAGTTTGGCTTAGTCTGGCATGAAATTGTAAACTACATTTGTCAGCTCATCTTCTGGGTTAACTTAGCAGTCATAGTGGTATGTTACATCCTCATCAGCAAGGAACTGTACAAGTCCTACAAAAGGACACAATGCACGGGGAAGGCATCCAAGAAGGCTGTCAATCTCAAGGTTTTCATAATAATTGCTGtgttctttatttgttttgtgcCATTCCACTTTACCAGGATCCCCTACACCTTGAGCCAAACGAGAGATGTGTTTGactgctctgcccagagcaCCCTGTTCTACCTGAAGGAGACCACGCTGTGGCTGACATCCCTCAATGCCTGCCTGGATCCATTCATatactttttcctttgcaagTCATTTAGGAAATCCTTGCTAGACGTGCTGTGCAAGCACAGGGCAGTGTCAGGGCTCAGGGCACAGACAAAGGGGCAGAACGAGGGGGATGACACTGATGAGACGCCGCTCTAG
- the LOC107209015 gene encoding P2Y purinoceptor 13-like isoform X2 encodes MGTATEASATAAGLPSLFPAMGDSANTSSVGNTSGAPSSAQCPRDTTITHLLFPALYTLIFLLGLVLNSLACWAFFHIPSTSTFIVYLKNILVSDFIMTLMLPLKILTDSGLGLWQLKAFVCRFSAVIFYDTMYISIVLLGLIAFDRFLKIVRPFGKFWVQNLTSAKILASLVWLFFLVLSLPNMILSNKTATPQSVRKCASLKSYLGLKWHEAINYICQFIFWTVLILMLLFYIIIAKKQGPLHSEPNEWPHGLPPAEPALCGQGEHAVAGSHQHLHGPPDLHVPVQALCGEGVVQEGKSSSENSPDKPKH; translated from the exons ATGGGGACAGCCACAGAGGCCTCTGCAACAGCTGCAGGTTTGCCCAG TCTGTTTCCAGCTATGGGAGACTCTGCAAACACGAGCAGTGTTGGTAACACCAGTGGAGCACCCTCCTCTGCACAGTGTCCCCGTGACACCACCATCACCCACCTGCTCTTCCCCGCGCTCTACACGCTCATCTTCCTCCTGGGGCTCGTGCTCAACAGCCTGGCTTGCTGGGCTTTCTTCCACATCCCAAGCACATCAACTTTCATTGTCTACTTGAAAAATATCTTAGTTTCTGATTTTATAATGACCCTAATGCTTCCTCTGAAGATCCTGACAGACTCTGGCCTGGGACTGTGGCAGCTCAAAGCCTTTGTCTGTCGCTTCTCAGCCGTAATATTCTATGACACCATGTACATCAGCATAGTGCTACTGGGGCTCATTGCTTTCGACAGATTTCTCAAGATTGTGAGACCTTTTGGGAAGTTCTGGGTGCAAAATCTGACCTCAGCAAAGATCCTGGCCAGTCTGGTCTGGCTCTTCTTCCTTGTTCTCTCTCTGCCCAACATGATCCTGTCCAACAAGACAGCGACGCCTCAGTCCGTGAGGAAGTGTGCCTCCTTGAAGAGCTACCTCGGACTCAAATGGCATGAAGCCATCAACTACATCTGTCAGTTCATCTTCTGGACTGTCCTCATCCTCATGTTgctattttatataattattgCCAAAAAG CAGGGTCCCCTACACTCTGAGCCAAACGAGTGGCCACATGGACTGCCGCCTGCAGAACCAGCTCTTTGTGGCCAAGGAGAGCACGCTGTGGCTGGCAGCCACCAACATCTGCATGGACCCCCTGATCTACATGTTCCTGTGCAAGCCCTTTGTGGAGAAGGTGTTGTACAGGAGGGTAAAAGCTCTTCAGAGAACAGTCCAGACAAACCCAAACACTGA
- the LOC107209015 gene encoding P2Y purinoceptor 13-like isoform X1 — MGTATEASATAAGLPSLFPAMGDSANTSSVGNTSGAPSSAQCPRDTTITHLLFPALYTLIFLLGLVLNSLACWAFFHIPSTSTFIVYLKNILVSDFIMTLMLPLKILTDSGLGLWQLKAFVCRFSAVIFYDTMYISIVLLGLIAFDRFLKIVRPFGKFWVQNLTSAKILASLVWLFFLVLSLPNMILSNKTATPQSVRKCASLKSYLGLKWHEAINYICQFIFWTVLILMLLFYIIIAKKVYESYIKTQKKGNRSEKRIKGKVFIIFTVFFLCFAPFHFSRVPYTLSQTSGHMDCRLQNQLFVAKESTLWLAATNICMDPLIYMFLCKPFVEKVLYRRVKALQRTVQTNPNTELDTRVSPTES, encoded by the exons ATGGGGACAGCCACAGAGGCCTCTGCAACAGCTGCAGGTTTGCCCAG TCTGTTTCCAGCTATGGGAGACTCTGCAAACACGAGCAGTGTTGGTAACACCAGTGGAGCACCCTCCTCTGCACAGTGTCCCCGTGACACCACCATCACCCACCTGCTCTTCCCCGCGCTCTACACGCTCATCTTCCTCCTGGGGCTCGTGCTCAACAGCCTGGCTTGCTGGGCTTTCTTCCACATCCCAAGCACATCAACTTTCATTGTCTACTTGAAAAATATCTTAGTTTCTGATTTTATAATGACCCTAATGCTTCCTCTGAAGATCCTGACAGACTCTGGCCTGGGACTGTGGCAGCTCAAAGCCTTTGTCTGTCGCTTCTCAGCCGTAATATTCTATGACACCATGTACATCAGCATAGTGCTACTGGGGCTCATTGCTTTCGACAGATTTCTCAAGATTGTGAGACCTTTTGGGAAGTTCTGGGTGCAAAATCTGACCTCAGCAAAGATCCTGGCCAGTCTGGTCTGGCTCTTCTTCCTTGTTCTCTCTCTGCCCAACATGATCCTGTCCAACAAGACAGCGACGCCTCAGTCCGTGAGGAAGTGTGCCTCCTTGAAGAGCTACCTCGGACTCAAATGGCATGAAGCCATCAACTACATCTGTCAGTTCATCTTCTGGACTGTCCTCATCCTCATGTTgctattttatataattattgCCAAAAAGGTATATGAGTCTTacataaaaacacagaagaaaggcAACAGAAGTGAAAAACGGATCAAGGGGAAAGTATTCATCATTTTCACCGTGTTCTTCTTATGCTTTGCCCCCTTCCACTTCAGCAGGGTCCCCTACACTCTGAGCCAAACGAGTGGCCACATGGACTGCCGCCTGCAGAACCAGCTCTTTGTGGCCAAGGAGAGCACGCTGTGGCTGGCAGCCACCAACATCTGCATGGACCCCCTGATCTACATGTTCCTGTGCAAGCCCTTTGTGGAGAAGGTGTTGTACAGGAGGGTAAAAGCTCTTCAGAGAACAGTCCAGACAAACCCAAACACTGAACTGGACACACGAGTGTCTCCTACTGAGTCTTGA